The Niastella koreensis GR20-10 genome includes a window with the following:
- a CDS encoding sensor histidine kinase, which yields MQIFSKDLYSLIGVASVIFLIAPVSLIAFVMLYNNRKKRHEQEKEWLKTNFENELLKSQIEVQEQTMQNFASNLHDSIGQLLSLLVITLSTIKPEQPARIPEKVDSASQLAKRAIKELRQLSRVMYGQELIRMGLDEAIAFELDYLIKAGTHTIRFNKNYHPKEEQSDKDIILFRIFQELLNNAVRHAEATAIDVSIDQDGDCLRMVIKDNGKGIHENDLLKAQKGLGLFNIRKRVALIAGGIDIITSPGNGTEIKIETPYI from the coding sequence ATGCAGATATTTTCAAAGGACCTCTATTCCCTGATCGGTGTTGCGTCGGTGATCTTTCTGATAGCGCCGGTATCCCTTATCGCCTTTGTAATGTTGTACAACAACAGAAAGAAAAGGCATGAGCAGGAAAAGGAGTGGCTGAAAACCAACTTTGAAAATGAATTGTTGAAAAGCCAGATCGAGGTGCAGGAGCAAACCATGCAAAACTTTGCCAGTAACCTGCACGACAGCATCGGACAACTGTTAAGCCTGCTGGTTATTACCCTCAGTACTATTAAACCCGAACAACCCGCCCGCATACCTGAGAAAGTAGATTCCGCCTCCCAACTGGCCAAACGCGCTATTAAAGAACTAAGGCAGCTTTCGCGGGTTATGTATGGACAGGAACTCATCCGGATGGGGCTAGACGAAGCAATTGCTTTTGAGCTCGATTACTTAATAAAAGCAGGCACCCATACCATCCGTTTTAACAAAAACTATCACCCGAAGGAGGAGCAGTCGGATAAAGATATTATCCTGTTTCGCATTTTTCAGGAATTGTTGAACAATGCTGTGCGCCATGCCGAAGCCACTGCCATCGATGTGTCTATAGACCAGGATGGTGACTGCCTGAGGATGGTGATCAAAGACAATGGAAAAGGTATACATGAAAACGACCTGTTGAAAGCGCAAAAGGGCCTGGGTTTGTTTAACATCAGGAAGCGGGTAGCATTAATTGCCGGTGGAATTGACATTATTACTTCGCCCGGCAACGGAACCGAAATAAAAATTGAAACTCCATACATTTAA
- a CDS encoding Crp/Fnr family transcriptional regulator, producing the protein MDTSIFLTHLKSYVDVPEEEFRAFLTLLVPLQLKKDEHFYRAGEVPRYSPFILKGCLRQYVVTDNGDEQIILFNEEGNWAGQVGSMRTKTPTNVYLQALEDCEILGITLDHIDLGMARFPWYQRYFLKKYPADHARLLEQANRLKTESPETLYRQLLNERPSLVLRLPQYHIANYLGVRTETLSRIKNKIARR; encoded by the coding sequence TTGGATACCAGTATTTTTCTAACACACCTGAAAAGCTATGTAGATGTGCCCGAAGAGGAATTCAGGGCATTTCTGACGCTGCTCGTACCATTACAGTTAAAAAAAGACGAACACTTCTACCGGGCAGGTGAAGTCCCGCGTTATAGTCCATTTATTTTAAAAGGGTGCCTCAGGCAATATGTGGTAACCGATAACGGAGACGAACAGATTATCCTGTTTAATGAAGAAGGTAACTGGGCCGGACAGGTAGGAAGCATGCGGACAAAAACACCAACTAATGTCTATTTGCAGGCCCTGGAAGATTGTGAGATACTGGGAATCACCCTTGACCATATCGATCTGGGTATGGCCAGGTTTCCATGGTACCAGCGCTATTTTCTGAAAAAGTATCCGGCAGACCATGCCCGATTACTGGAGCAGGCCAATCGATTGAAAACGGAATCTCCTGAGACGTTGTACCGGCAACTGCTTAATGAAAGGCCTTCGCTGGTTCTTCGCTTACCACAGTATCATATAGCCAATTATCTCGGGGTTCGTACGGAGACCCTCAGCCGTATTAAAAATAAAATCGCCAGGCGGTAA
- a CDS encoding ABC transporter substrate-binding protein — MITRIGLLLPRSTDYPAMGYDMLDGLRCRLTPGSDPEYQFYTENIGFGENNELSYSKAEKLFLQDKVDILIAYCNSANAEALYQLAGAFQKPLLILDAGMQLPQEKASPWCYHITLQGLHGCRIAGNMSGTGNRNVLMATSFYDGGYRGPWSYDRGLSEAGGAVCGNYVSGYRTAEFNIDQYISLLKNTEAASVAACFSSYLAELFFNALNEKNSEAIPVPFYCAPFMAEEQLLSKCNFPGGEFYTVVPWSSALENPQQTEFTNSIRQATNKAANIFHLLGWEAGIVTIALVECGIQSLKDFSYLSPRGKTTIHPETHYTYAPLYKGKIIGGQHGKCALQITETIPPDAGMHIKVMSDQPTSFMSGWKNNYLCI; from the coding sequence ATGATAACCCGAATAGGATTGCTTCTTCCGCGCTCTACCGATTACCCGGCAATGGGATACGATATGCTGGATGGCTTGCGATGCCGGCTTACCCCGGGCAGTGACCCGGAATACCAGTTTTATACAGAAAACATTGGCTTTGGCGAAAACAATGAGCTCAGTTATTCCAAAGCTGAAAAACTTTTTCTGCAGGACAAGGTAGATATCCTGATCGCTTACTGTAATTCGGCCAATGCAGAAGCCTTATACCAGCTGGCCGGCGCCTTTCAAAAACCGTTGCTCATTCTCGATGCCGGCATGCAGTTGCCGCAGGAAAAAGCTTCGCCCTGGTGTTATCATATTACCCTGCAGGGGCTTCATGGCTGCCGCATAGCCGGCAACATGTCGGGAACGGGCAATCGTAATGTATTAATGGCCACTTCCTTTTACGATGGCGGTTACCGCGGGCCCTGGAGTTACGACCGGGGGCTTTCTGAAGCCGGAGGCGCCGTCTGCGGAAATTATGTAAGCGGCTACAGAACCGCTGAATTTAATATAGATCAGTACATCAGCCTGCTCAAAAATACGGAAGCCGCTTCTGTGGCGGCCTGTTTCAGCAGTTATTTAGCTGAACTGTTTTTCAATGCCCTGAATGAAAAAAACTCGGAGGCTATACCGGTGCCTTTTTATTGCGCTCCGTTTATGGCTGAGGAGCAACTGCTCAGTAAATGTAATTTTCCCGGAGGGGAATTTTACACCGTTGTACCCTGGTCCTCGGCGCTTGAAAACCCGCAGCAGACAGAATTCACCAACAGTATACGACAAGCCACCAACAAAGCGGCCAATATTTTTCACTTACTGGGATGGGAAGCCGGAATTGTAACAATCGCGCTTGTCGAATGTGGCATTCAGTCATTGAAAGATTTTTCTTACCTGAGCCCGAGAGGCAAGACCACCATTCATCCCGAAACACATTATACCTATGCCCCGCTTTATAAGGGAAAGATCATTGGCGGCCAGCATGGTAAATGTGCTTTACAGATAACCGAAACTATTCCGCCGGATGCCGGCATGCATATAAAAGTAATGAGCGATCAGCCAACATCATTTATGTCGGGATGGAAAAACAATTATTTATGTATCTGA
- a CDS encoding phage tail protein, whose amino-acid sequence MNESIIGFVTLFAGNFAPLNWAFCDGSLIPIQVNTALFAVIGTTYGGNGTTTFALPDLRGRALIGAGPGITPYVPGETGGTETAGPLTNNNIPGHTHTLQGTITPHAAGVANSLTPKNAVYATNNNQQMYAYSTDVNLASFKATIQTTAVGAANPQPLPILHPVLALNYIICLRGVFPNRG is encoded by the coding sequence ATGAATGAAAGTATAATAGGATTTGTAACACTTTTTGCCGGCAACTTTGCCCCCCTGAACTGGGCTTTTTGTGATGGAAGCCTGATACCCATCCAGGTTAATACCGCTTTATTTGCGGTCATTGGTACTACTTATGGTGGCAATGGTACAACTACCTTTGCGCTGCCCGATTTGCGGGGAAGAGCGCTTATAGGTGCAGGACCGGGGATCACCCCTTACGTGCCCGGCGAAACAGGTGGTACCGAAACAGCAGGTCCATTGACAAACAACAATATTCCGGGGCACACCCATACTCTTCAGGGAACCATTACGCCGCATGCGGCTGGTGTAGCCAACTCGTTAACGCCCAAAAATGCAGTATATGCCACCAACAACAACCAGCAAATGTATGCTTACTCTACCGATGTAAACCTGGCATCGTTTAAAGCTACTATTCAGACCACGGCAGTTGGCGCTGCCAACCCACAACCGTTACCGATCCTGCATCCGGTGCTGGCGTTGAATTATATCATTTGCCTGAGAGGTGTGTTTCCCAACAGAGGTTAA
- a CDS encoding quercetin 2,3-dioxygenase, whose protein sequence is MELPIPVNTAEHRLNRTRYYMGGYWTFLATGADTNGQFSLIEMNLRAGFEPPLHTHTYEDESFHVLEGELTVNCGDQEQVLKAGDFIHLPKGISHSFKVNGEQAKVLLHFVPAGLENMFQELSQKADKLEFPLPPQGPPPAEWLQKLAVLQQQFGITNIDNKKIKAN, encoded by the coding sequence ATGGAGTTACCCATTCCTGTAAATACAGCCGAACACCGGCTGAACCGGACCCGCTATTATATGGGGGGATACTGGACTTTTCTGGCCACCGGGGCTGATACAAACGGGCAGTTTAGCCTGATTGAAATGAATTTGCGTGCTGGTTTTGAACCTCCGCTTCATACACATACTTATGAAGATGAATCGTTTCATGTATTGGAGGGTGAGTTAACTGTAAATTGCGGAGATCAGGAACAGGTGCTGAAAGCCGGAGATTTCATTCATCTGCCAAAAGGTATTTCCCATAGTTTTAAGGTGAACGGAGAGCAGGCAAAAGTACTATTGCATTTTGTACCAGCCGGATTAGAAAATATGTTCCAGGAACTGAGCCAGAAAGCGGACAAGCTCGAATTCCCTCTGCCGCCACAAGGCCCCCCACCTGCAGAGTGGTTGCAGAAGTTGGCGGTGTTGCAGCAACAATTTGGCATCACTAACATAGATAACAAAAAAATAAAGGCAAATTGA
- a CDS encoding phage tail protein, with product MDEVMAVVVCFAGNYAPRGWALCNGQILAISTNQALFSLLGTTYGGDGRSTFALPDLRGRTAVSTGQSPFRNYALGQKLGTESVTLDISHIPAHRHDGDITVQLPANSGPGIDPTVNGGFPGDFTGAYATTANSTMQAPDYKNVTMTTVGSAIPVITRAPYLVINHIICLQGIFPTRN from the coding sequence ATGGATGAAGTAATGGCCGTAGTGGTTTGTTTTGCCGGAAATTATGCCCCGCGGGGCTGGGCCCTCTGCAATGGACAGATACTGGCGATCTCAACAAACCAGGCTTTATTTTCCTTACTGGGTACTACATACGGCGGCGACGGCCGCTCCACCTTTGCATTGCCCGATCTGCGCGGACGTACTGCAGTGTCCACCGGTCAGTCGCCTTTCCGGAATTACGCCCTGGGGCAAAAGTTAGGAACTGAGTCGGTGACCCTGGATATAAGCCATATCCCAGCACACAGGCATGATGGTGATATCACTGTACAATTACCGGCCAATAGCGGTCCGGGAATAGATCCCACGGTGAATGGCGGTTTCCCGGGAGATTTTACAGGCGCTTATGCAACAACTGCAAACAGCACCATGCAGGCGCCTGATTATAAAAACGTCACTATGACCACTGTGGGCTCCGCGATACCGGTAATTACGCGGGCGCCCTATCTCGTTATTAACCATATCATTTGTTTACAGGGAATATTTCCCACCAGGAATTAA
- a CDS encoding HEAT repeat domain-containing protein: MNKSDNAEQMLLLSNQFRRFGSCIPMILFFIFTVTFHAKAQEKQIVKSYPSLVSDTIDYSLSRLIEFTKSKDERLRQFAIMRLAEQKDMSDEILSLIIGAFEDKSPKVQFQAIADLIRLGSPATKMLLRELSNKNVIGQYDYSSAALNGWRSVKITPADFAFTALRYARSTDVDALLNAYKTSPPIILQILKSVPIEPTDKLYEALAGKDVRLSVAIAGLFGKMGAESPDKVLPVLAAMVIQGNEEKRTAAATALSKIPGRGYIQLRNCLRFGNADVKAAVLQVYPLEADSASNILQQYLKNSTGDIQFVVLSRLGVTDSRYNYYDEDYPEHEGNPTVYSVFINNLSPLTIEEVIDALKSKAPLVRLAAITAASSIAQMRKEYSQRIVDALLTMLSDTDEKVKACTIREMAKLAEKNIVAGSPIALSVIFGQFNHPDKDQLEYLLAIAAKTKAAEPSENFIVELIELACTQRNSSDEIAVVFKSKPGWTDKGARIILDKYMDTALVRDQLFYLILSMGPGGSNYIELLQRFLSNEKEWKRTRAAIKLFGAGIRSDEVMAVLEKASRHFEGYAGWSGDAADSLAKADPNRLISIINDPTLSKRTRSALVYYPLSGIANENEKAADIILSLAVDNTESKGQEDAVWSTRSLKDHPEKTRRALEKAFSNGKTEVRYAVVYSWHDLNLKPGDFIDQVIKDTSPEVRKLVFELMDSMPVTDPRKLSITKKMLEDTDEYVREEALRFANKLGPGSIAIFESWLNSGRPLEYSFFDNIKSLAPFNKSTITSLQARKINASSETKALIDRTLEMTSDKTFVNVPDLYKQLADTNEIESRSAAETLIKLNENPWEHQGLIAYTIAEVQVEGKVKKFFGTALDMLHPPGMMLMSGSIPSLPSFPWPPPAGYRDILVPFNLFKQESVTTLGGIYNSITAALNSCDHNFEYGLFGGVPNGFALLARMEHVEEDGTPLPGKARWTTTGSSNSGLLSLFGDIWFEKPGYFRMIAFVVTDDLNWIPNPNSALPDVSGGSRFIPRELEKTVITNQQIIALVYTLERKDKGKFTVWSNGISSARVHLEKAGVWTRLK, from the coding sequence ATGAATAAAAGCGACAACGCGGAACAAATGCTGCTACTCTCAAATCAATTTCGTCGGTTTGGTAGCTGCATCCCGATGATCTTGTTTTTTATATTCACCGTTACATTCCATGCAAAGGCACAGGAGAAACAAATTGTCAAAAGTTATCCTTCTCTTGTCAGTGATACGATCGATTATTCGTTGTCCCGGCTCATTGAGTTTACAAAAAGTAAAGACGAACGTTTAAGACAATTCGCAATAATGCGATTAGCAGAGCAGAAAGATATGAGCGACGAAATATTATCTTTGATCATAGGCGCATTTGAAGATAAATCTCCGAAAGTACAATTCCAGGCAATAGCCGATCTGATACGATTGGGTTCTCCGGCCACTAAAATGCTTCTACGTGAACTTTCAAATAAAAATGTAATCGGACAGTATGACTATTCATCAGCAGCTTTAAATGGATGGCGATCTGTTAAAATTACGCCGGCAGACTTTGCCTTTACTGCACTCCGGTATGCCCGTTCTACAGATGTCGACGCACTACTGAATGCCTATAAAACCTCACCACCGATCATCCTTCAAATATTGAAGAGTGTACCCATTGAGCCTACCGATAAATTATATGAAGCGCTCGCAGGTAAAGATGTACGGTTGTCAGTGGCTATTGCCGGGCTTTTCGGGAAAATGGGTGCAGAATCACCTGATAAAGTTCTTCCTGTTTTGGCTGCGATGGTTATACAGGGCAATGAAGAAAAGAGGACAGCGGCGGCGACAGCGCTTTCCAAAATTCCGGGTAGAGGATATATACAACTCAGGAATTGTTTGCGTTTTGGTAATGCCGATGTAAAGGCTGCTGTACTGCAGGTTTACCCGCTCGAAGCCGATAGCGCTTCCAATATTCTTCAGCAATATTTAAAAAATTCAACCGGTGATATACAATTTGTGGTTTTAAGCCGATTGGGAGTTACTGATTCCCGTTACAATTATTACGATGAAGATTATCCGGAACATGAGGGCAATCCAACCGTATATTCCGTATTTATTAATAATCTATCTCCCTTAACAATAGAAGAAGTGATTGATGCACTAAAAAGCAAAGCACCCTTGGTTCGACTTGCTGCAATTACAGCGGCATCATCTATTGCCCAAATGCGAAAAGAATATAGTCAACGTATAGTGGATGCGTTATTGACTATGCTTTCCGATACCGATGAAAAGGTTAAAGCCTGCACAATAAGGGAAATGGCTAAACTTGCAGAAAAGAATATTGTAGCCGGCTCTCCCATAGCGCTCTCAGTCATTTTCGGGCAATTCAATCATCCTGATAAAGATCAGCTTGAATATTTACTAGCTATAGCTGCAAAGACAAAGGCCGCTGAACCTTCGGAAAATTTTATAGTTGAACTAATAGAATTAGCCTGCACACAAAGAAATTCTTCAGATGAGATTGCAGTTGTTTTTAAATCAAAGCCTGGCTGGACGGACAAGGGGGCAAGAATAATTCTTGACAAATACATGGATACTGCACTTGTCAGGGATCAGCTTTTTTATTTGATTTTGAGCATGGGACCAGGTGGTTCAAATTACATTGAGTTACTTCAAAGGTTTCTGTCAAACGAAAAAGAATGGAAACGCACAAGGGCAGCCATAAAGCTTTTTGGCGCAGGTATCAGGTCCGACGAAGTAATGGCTGTCTTAGAAAAAGCATCCAGGCATTTTGAGGGGTATGCGGGCTGGAGCGGTGATGCTGCAGATTCGCTTGCCAAAGCCGACCCCAATCGCCTTATAAGCATTATCAATGATCCAACTCTCAGTAAAAGAACCCGGTCGGCTTTGGTTTATTATCCATTAAGTGGTATCGCCAATGAGAATGAAAAAGCTGCTGATATTATTTTGTCACTTGCTGTTGACAATACCGAATCAAAAGGACAGGAAGATGCAGTGTGGTCAACCCGGTCTTTGAAAGATCATCCTGAAAAAACGCGCCGTGCTCTCGAAAAGGCCTTTTCCAACGGCAAAACGGAGGTGCGTTATGCTGTTGTATATAGTTGGCACGACCTTAACCTCAAGCCCGGCGATTTTATCGATCAGGTCATAAAAGATACTTCACCGGAAGTACGCAAACTGGTATTCGAGTTAATGGATAGCATGCCTGTGACAGATCCACGTAAATTGAGTATTACTAAGAAAATGCTTGAAGATACCGATGAATATGTGAGAGAAGAAGCACTGCGCTTTGCAAATAAGCTAGGCCCCGGATCAATTGCTATTTTTGAATCGTGGTTGAATTCAGGAAGGCCATTAGAATACAGCTTCTTTGATAATATCAAAAGCCTGGCGCCCTTTAATAAATCGACTATAACATCGTTACAGGCGCGTAAAATAAATGCTTCATCAGAAACCAAAGCACTTATTGACAGAACATTGGAGATGACATCGGATAAAACTTTTGTAAACGTTCCCGACCTTTATAAACAACTAGCCGATACAAATGAAATAGAGAGTCGCAGCGCTGCTGAAACACTAATTAAATTAAATGAAAATCCATGGGAGCACCAGGGATTAATCGCCTATACGATTGCTGAGGTTCAGGTAGAAGGAAAAGTAAAAAAGTTTTTTGGTACAGCACTCGATATGCTGCATCCCCCGGGAATGATGCTTATGTCAGGATCCATACCCAGTCTTCCATCTTTTCCGTGGCCACCACCTGCCGGATATAGAGATATTCTTGTTCCATTTAACCTTTTTAAACAGGAAAGTGTAACTACATTAGGTGGTATATATAATTCGATAACTGCCGCGCTCAATTCATGTGATCACAACTTTGAATATGGTTTATTTGGCGGCGTCCCAAATGGATTTGCTTTGTTGGCAAGAATGGAACATGTGGAAGAAGATGGTACTCCATTGCCCGGGAAAGCCAGATGGACCACAACGGGATCATCCAATTCTGGCTTGTTAAGTTTATTTGGTGATATTTGGTTTGAAAAGCCTGGTTATTTCCGGATGATTGCATTTGTAGTTACAGACGATCTTAACTGGATACCAAATCCAAATTCCGCATTGCCTGACGTTTCGGGTGGCTCGCGTTTTATACCTCGTGAGCTTGAAAAAACTGTCATAACCAATCAACAAATTATAGCTTTGGTTTATACGCTTGAAAGAAAAGATAAAGGGAAATTTACAGTATGGAGCAATGGTATATCGTCAGCGCGGGTACATTTGGAAAAGGCCGGCGTGTGGACGAGGCTTAAGTAA
- a CDS encoding toll/interleukin-1 receptor domain-containing protein — translation MGIQSGIQTDIKNEIFISYSRRDMDAANRINTVLTEHKIAVWYDQLISPGVNWREAIVSHLSQAKVMLILLSENAQKSNELKRELALASSLSVPLLGVRLTNVSLTGAFAYELTGLNWFDVFEDEEKGYRQLAIFLEKLVNDTSTVRSDSEMLIRQFGTGRQKALPWYQKIFYNVFTLLMCFLAVTAIQFWQYNHQTSAIEKLSDNGESSLQAIFNVLVLSSVGSPLLLLTVLINGVQEVQIPLLITSVINTVLILFILRNLTRRAINLFWKPNKVS, via the coding sequence TTGGGCATTCAATCAGGAATACAAACTGACATTAAGAATGAGATATTTATAAGTTATAGCAGGCGAGACATGGATGCTGCTAACCGGATTAATACTGTTTTGACGGAACATAAAATTGCCGTGTGGTATGATCAGTTGATCTCTCCGGGCGTCAATTGGCGTGAAGCCATCGTAAGCCATCTCAGTCAGGCAAAGGTAATGCTGATATTGCTTTCAGAAAATGCGCAAAAATCAAATGAATTAAAAAGGGAACTCGCATTGGCGAGTTCACTATCAGTGCCGCTCCTCGGTGTTCGACTTACTAATGTCAGTTTAACGGGCGCCTTTGCATATGAACTTACAGGATTGAACTGGTTTGATGTTTTTGAGGATGAGGAAAAAGGTTATAGACAGTTAGCGATATTTCTTGAAAAGCTGGTGAATGACACTTCAACCGTCCGGTCAGATTCAGAAATGTTGATCCGGCAGTTCGGTACAGGCAGGCAAAAAGCATTACCATGGTATCAAAAGATATTCTATAACGTCTTTACTTTGCTGATGTGCTTCTTAGCAGTGACAGCGATACAGTTCTGGCAATACAATCATCAGACTTCCGCCATTGAAAAGCTTAGTGATAACGGGGAAAGTTCATTACAGGCTATTTTTAATGTCCTGGTTCTATCCAGTGTTGGATCGCCTTTATTATTACTTACTGTTCTCATAAACGGTGTACAGGAGGTGCAAATACCCTTGCTCATTACATCTGTTATTAATACAGTTTTGATTCTCTTTATTTTGCGGAATTTAACAAGACGAGCCATCAATCTTTTCTGGAAGCCAAATAAAGTATCATGA
- a CDS encoding phage tail protein translates to MFIDPYIGVVVPFAGNFAPQSWLLCQGQLLSIAENEALYTILGTTYGGDGINTFALPNLCGRVAIHASQNYIPGEIGGNEIVTITAGNLPMHGHELFGAITGNPSCSDIAGTTSAPANNYPAIVNGGSAEYSTSASDTISMGGAALNTPTPLAPTPLGQQLPINTLSPFLAMNYIICVAGIYPPHS, encoded by the coding sequence ATGTTCATTGATCCTTATATAGGCGTAGTAGTTCCATTTGCCGGCAATTTTGCACCGCAAAGCTGGCTGTTGTGCCAGGGACAGCTATTATCAATAGCCGAAAACGAAGCCCTGTATACCATACTGGGCACTACATATGGCGGCGATGGCATCAACACCTTCGCGTTGCCCAATTTATGCGGACGTGTAGCCATCCATGCAAGCCAGAATTATATACCGGGTGAGATTGGAGGCAATGAAATTGTTACAATTACTGCCGGTAACCTTCCCATGCATGGGCATGAGCTGTTTGGCGCCATAACGGGTAACCCATCCTGTTCAGACATCGCCGGAACTACCAGTGCGCCTGCCAACAATTACCCGGCCATCGTCAATGGCGGCTCCGCAGAGTATAGCACAAGCGCCAGCGATACCATATCGATGGGGGGGGCAGCTCTAAACACGCCCACACCGTTGGCCCCCACTCCACTTGGACAACAACTGCCCATCAATACCCTATCGCCTTTTCTTGCCATGAATTATATCATTTGTGTAGCAGGCATTTATCCACCACACAGCTGA
- a CDS encoding response regulator transcription factor, giving the protein MDNKEILVGIVDDHTMFRQGIRSILSENEEIKIVFDAPNGGIMKEKIANHPLPHVVLMDITMPQVNGYDATRWLKQNHPSVKVLALSMFEEDEPIIRMLKCGAGGYILKESTAADLVFAIKTIAEHDYFLNNLVTGKLIRSLQEEINAPNVVSDLSANEIRFLELCCSELTYKEIAVKMNLSVHTIDNYRDALFEKLDLKSRTGLVLFALKNGVVRL; this is encoded by the coding sequence ATGGACAACAAAGAAATTCTGGTAGGAATTGTAGACGATCACACCATGTTCCGGCAGGGGATCAGAAGCATTTTATCGGAAAATGAGGAGATAAAAATTGTATTTGATGCGCCCAATGGCGGCATCATGAAAGAAAAAATAGCCAATCATCCTTTACCGCATGTTGTATTGATGGATATTACCATGCCACAGGTGAATGGCTATGACGCCACGCGGTGGCTTAAGCAAAACCATCCATCGGTAAAAGTGCTGGCATTAAGTATGTTTGAAGAGGATGAACCCATCATCAGGATGCTGAAGTGCGGGGCCGGGGGGTATATTCTGAAAGAATCAACTGCAGCCGACCTGGTTTTCGCCATTAAGACCATTGCCGAACATGATTATTTTTTGAATAACCTGGTAACGGGCAAGCTGATACGATCACTACAGGAGGAAATAAACGCACCCAATGTGGTGAGCGACCTAAGCGCTAATGAGATCAGGTTCCTGGAGCTTTGCTGCTCTGAGCTCACGTATAAGGAAATAGCCGTTAAAATGAACCTGAGTGTGCACACGATCGATAATTATCGCGATGCACTGTTTGAAAAGCTGGATCTGAAATCAAGGACGGGGTTGGTGCTGTTTGCGTTGAAGAATGGTGTAGTGAGGTTGTGA
- a CDS encoding helix-turn-helix domain-containing protein: protein MTRIPVDKLQNKTSTGLQIKSFGPGDKQKHNAKTSEAHRDDHYIFFLLTNGSGTINVDSQDVLLTSGQLFYILPSQIHFRIETDQAEGWFLAIDTSLIQPNLRDVFEGRLNLQAPYVLTDYESIRYSSLLKLLQEEFMERKDEKFFLPIISALVQSFLAMAASSYSSVISEYDKHNRAAEITRQFKRLLIEYSHSIKSPSAYAAKLNVSIGYLNEAVKKVTGSTVTYWIQQEVFREARRLLYYTDLDVKQIAYELGYTDHSYFIRTFRKACGLSPSKFRVLGAYEQQ from the coding sequence ATGACACGTATTCCTGTGGATAAGTTGCAAAATAAGACAAGTACGGGATTGCAGATCAAGTCATTCGGCCCTGGCGACAAGCAGAAACATAATGCGAAAACGTCAGAAGCCCACCGGGACGATCATTATATTTTTTTCCTGCTTACGAATGGTTCCGGAACAATAAATGTTGATTCGCAGGACGTTCTTCTTACCTCCGGTCAGCTCTTCTACATATTACCCTCACAAATTCATTTTCGAATTGAAACCGATCAAGCCGAAGGGTGGTTCCTTGCCATAGACACCTCCTTAATTCAACCCAACTTAAGAGATGTCTTTGAGGGCCGGCTAAATTTACAAGCCCCTTATGTTTTGACAGATTACGAATCAATACGATATTCGAGTTTGCTCAAACTTTTGCAGGAGGAATTTATGGAACGTAAGGATGAAAAATTTTTTCTGCCAATCATTTCTGCACTTGTACAATCATTTTTAGCGATGGCAGCAAGCTCGTATAGTTCCGTGATATCTGAGTATGATAAACATAATCGGGCTGCAGAAATTACCCGTCAGTTTAAAAGGTTGCTTATAGAGTATAGCCATTCTATAAAAAGTCCTTCTGCATACGCAGCAAAGCTGAATGTTTCAATAGGCTATTTAAATGAGGCTGTTAAAAAAGTTACAGGTTCAACAGTTACTTATTGGATTCAGCAGGAGGTATTTCGCGAAGCCAGGCGCCTGCTTTATTACACGGATCTGGATGTAAAACAAATTGCGTATGAACTGGGATATACAGATCACAGTTATTTCATACGCACCTTTCGTAAGGCGTGTGGATTGTCGCCGTCAAAATTCAGAGTTTTGGGCGCTTACGAGCAACAATGA